In a single window of the Gemmatimonadota bacterium genome:
- a CDS encoding ABC transporter substrate-binding protein — MPRAIAPLLALLLASCGSGIPPGLTYYWTADPRSLDPALSTDVPTGEAVALLFDNLTQFDPDGRLVPGLATAWWPSPDGTTWTFRLRSGVRFHDGRAVDRAAIVASFHRALRMRKEGGRIWPLLPILGAAAVADSGAATLVGLTTIDDSTIAFTLAEPLNIFPKLLAMPVAAIVPTPTPEEFGEAPVGSGPWRFVSWSHDDLLVFARNEEWWGGPAASDTLRVRIIPETFTQGAEFESKRLSVVEIPVSETAVWEAATDRVLQRRAAMRAVYIAINTTRGPLADVRVRRALNHAVNIPAILDRVMHHRGVLAAGSIPPGLDGYDSTRTRYAFDQAKARALLAEAGFATGMTLQLWRSPRAEFARIAQAVQADLGRVGVKVEIVERDASTARAAARKGDADLFLSDWWADYPDGENFTFPLFHSSNAGTGGNYAFLKRPGLDSMLVTARGTPDSTAKAALLRRIDQAVFDDAPWIFCWFPTDLWARQPSITGWSYPVVFTGQRWSTVREVR; from the coding sequence ATGCCCCGCGCCATCGCCCCGCTCCTTGCCCTGTTGCTGGCGTCCTGTGGCAGCGGCATCCCCCCCGGGCTGACCTACTACTGGACCGCCGACCCGCGCTCGCTCGACCCGGCGCTCTCGACCGACGTGCCGACCGGCGAAGCCGTCGCGCTCCTGTTCGACAACCTGACCCAGTTCGATCCCGATGGCCGGCTGGTGCCCGGGCTGGCCACGGCCTGGTGGCCGTCGCCCGATGGCACGACCTGGACCTTCCGCCTCCGGTCGGGCGTGCGCTTCCACGACGGGCGGGCGGTGGATCGGGCGGCCATCGTCGCCTCCTTCCATCGTGCCCTGCGGATGCGAAAGGAGGGCGGCCGCATCTGGCCGCTGCTGCCGATCCTCGGCGCCGCCGCCGTGGCCGATTCGGGCGCGGCCACACTGGTCGGCCTGACCACCATCGACGATTCCACGATCGCGTTCACGCTCGCCGAACCGCTGAACATCTTCCCCAAACTGCTCGCGATGCCGGTCGCCGCCATCGTGCCGACGCCGACCCCCGAGGAGTTCGGCGAGGCGCCGGTCGGTAGCGGTCCCTGGCGCTTCGTGAGCTGGTCGCACGACGATCTCCTGGTCTTTGCCCGCAATGAGGAATGGTGGGGCGGCCCCGCCGCGAGCGACACGCTGCGTGTTCGGATCATTCCCGAGACGTTCACCCAAGGTGCCGAGTTCGAATCGAAACGACTCTCGGTCGTCGAGATCCCCGTCAGCGAGACCGCAGTCTGGGAGGCCGCCACCGATCGGGTGCTGCAACGCCGCGCCGCCATGCGCGCCGTCTATATCGCCATCAACACCACTCGCGGCCCGCTCGCCGACGTTCGCGTCCGCCGCGCCCTCAATCACGCGGTCAACATCCCCGCGATCCTCGACCGCGTCATGCACCACCGCGGCGTCCTCGCGGCAGGCAGTATCCCGCCGGGGCTCGACGGCTACGACAGCACCCGAACCCGCTACGCGTTCGACCAGGCCAAGGCGCGTGCGCTGCTGGCCGAGGCGGGCTTCGCCACCGGAATGACGCTGCAGCTCTGGCGCTCACCGCGCGCCGAGTTCGCGCGCATTGCCCAGGCCGTGCAGGCCGACCTCGGTCGCGTCGGCGTGAAGGTCGAGATCGTCGAACGTGACGCGTCCACCGCGCGCGCCGCGGCCCGCAAGGGCGACGCCGATCTCTTTCTCTCCGATTGGTGGGCGGACTACCCCGACGGCGAGAACTTCACCTTTCCGCTCTTCCACTCCAGCAACGCCGGTACCGGTGGGAACTACGCCTTCCTGAAGCGACCGGGTCTGGACTCGATGCTCGTGACGGCGCGCGGTACGCCCGACTCGACTGCCAAGGCGGCACTCCTCCGCCGGATCGACCAGGCCGTCTTCGACGACGCCCCCTGGATCTTCTGCTGGTTCCCGACCGACCTCTGGGCCCGCCAGCCGTCGATCACCGGTTGGAGCTATCCGGTGGTCTTCACCGGCCAGCGCTGGTCCACCGTCCGAGAAGTTCGGTGA
- a CDS encoding HAD family phosphatase, with amino-acid sequence MKGVCFDFNGVIVDDERHHCSALLEVLAEWGLDVDEATYYREYLGYDDRGCFVHAWSAANRTLDTRMLDHLVAAKGVIYQRLISADLTLVPGAAPFVRALHAAGVRLVVVSAARRDEITHVLRVADLDECFVGIVAAEDVATTKPNPEGYRKGLALLGLPARACVVIEDSIPGLRAGRAAGMPVAMLTTSHPREALEAEEPACIWTDFVGHHPMELPWSLTSS; translated from the coding sequence GTGAAGGGCGTCTGCTTCGACTTCAATGGCGTCATCGTCGATGACGAGCGGCATCATTGCAGCGCGCTGCTGGAAGTGCTCGCCGAGTGGGGGCTCGACGTCGACGAGGCGACGTACTATCGCGAGTACCTCGGCTACGATGACCGTGGCTGCTTTGTCCACGCATGGAGCGCCGCCAACCGGACGCTCGACACCCGGATGCTCGACCACCTCGTCGCCGCCAAGGGAGTGATCTACCAGCGCCTCATCAGCGCGGATCTCACGCTTGTGCCCGGCGCTGCCCCCTTTGTGCGGGCCTTGCATGCGGCCGGCGTCCGATTGGTGGTCGTGTCGGCTGCGCGCCGCGATGAAATCACCCACGTGCTGCGGGTGGCTGACCTCGACGAGTGCTTCGTCGGGATCGTCGCCGCCGAAGACGTTGCCACCACCAAGCCGAATCCCGAGGGATATCGCAAGGGATTGGCGCTGTTGGGGCTTCCGGCGAGAGCCTGTGTGGTCATCGAGGATTCGATTCCCGGGCTCCGCGCCGGACGCGCTGCCGGAATGCCCGTCGCCATGCTGACGACGTCGCATCCGCGCGAGGCGCTTGAGGCGGAAGAGCCGGCGTGTATCTGGACGGATTTTGTAGGGCACCACCCGATGGAGTTGCCATGGTCTTTGACGTCGAGCTGA
- the aroB gene encoding 3-dehydroquinate synthase — protein MLVGAGAFGQVRALLDATHPGHHAVVIADATVAGLLPSPLPGALQLTFPSGEASKSRTEWARLTDELLSRHLGRDTVLVSFGGGVTSDLVGFVAATYLRGVPWLAVATSTLAMIDASVGGKTGVDTSAGKNLVGAFHPPLAVCCDPTLLRTLPDRPFREGLAEAVKHALITDASYGQWIEAHRDAIARRDLEALTTLIDRSVAIKAEVVMEDEHEQGRRASLNAGHTIAHALEQVSHYALPHGEAVAIGLVLESRLGEAMGITAPGTSDRAAAWLRAVGLPVAPPPGLSREAIMTAMQGDKKNRRGAVHAALLAEPGRMAVVGGEWTQALDLALLANLLH, from the coding sequence GTGCTGGTGGGCGCGGGCGCCTTCGGACAGGTCCGTGCGCTGCTCGACGCGACCCATCCCGGGCACCACGCCGTCGTCATCGCCGACGCCACGGTGGCCGGCCTGCTCCCGTCGCCACTTCCGGGGGCGCTGCAACTCACCTTCCCGAGCGGCGAAGCCTCGAAGAGCCGAACAGAGTGGGCGCGGCTCACCGATGAACTGCTGTCGCGCCACCTCGGCCGCGACACCGTCCTGGTCTCCTTCGGTGGCGGTGTCACCTCCGACCTCGTCGGCTTCGTCGCGGCCACCTATCTGCGCGGGGTGCCGTGGCTCGCCGTGGCGACCAGCACACTGGCGATGATCGATGCGTCGGTCGGCGGCAAGACCGGCGTCGACACATCGGCGGGGAAGAACCTCGTCGGCGCCTTCCATCCGCCGCTCGCCGTCTGCTGTGACCCCACCCTGTTGCGCACGCTGCCGGACCGGCCGTTCCGCGAGGGACTCGCCGAAGCGGTCAAGCACGCGTTGATCACCGATGCGTCCTACGGCCAATGGATCGAGGCGCACCGCGACGCGATCGCGCGTCGCGACCTCGAGGCGCTGACCACGCTGATCGACCGCAGCGTCGCCATCAAGGCGGAAGTCGTGATGGAGGACGAGCACGAGCAGGGCCGCCGCGCCTCGCTCAACGCCGGGCACACCATTGCGCATGCGCTGGAACAGGTGAGCCACTACGCCCTGCCCCACGGCGAAGCCGTCGCGATCGGCCTGGTGCTCGAGAGCCGGCTCGGCGAGGCGATGGGCATCACCGCGCCGGGGACGTCGGACCGTGCGGCCGCCTGGCTGCGCGCCGTGGGATTGCCGGTCGCCCCGCCGCCCGGGCTCTCCCGCGAGGCGATCATGACGGCAATGCAGGGCGACAAGAAGAACCGTCGCGGAGCCGTGCACGCCGCGCTGCTCGCCGAGCCGGGCCGCATGGCGGTGGTGGGCGGCGAATGGACGCAGGCGCTGGACTTGGCGCTGCTGGCGAATCTGCTGCATTGA
- a CDS encoding cob(I)yrinic acid a,c-diamide adenosyltransferase — MTLKIYTRTGDSGETGLFGGGRVLKDHPRVCAYGDVDELNSAIGMVRCTAPLDFHDALLETVQRDLFAIGGHLATPDPERVRKALEKAELSPSRVDLFEQAMDAADQELPALTAFVLPAGSPKAATLHMARTICRRAERSVVHLGTTADVPELFVIYLNRLSDLLFTMARQANHQAGIGDVTW, encoded by the coding sequence ATGACTCTCAAGATCTACACCCGCACGGGTGACTCCGGCGAAACGGGCCTCTTCGGTGGCGGTCGGGTCCTCAAGGACCACCCTCGCGTCTGCGCATACGGCGATGTCGACGAACTGAACTCCGCGATCGGCATGGTGCGCTGCACCGCGCCGCTCGACTTCCACGATGCGCTGCTCGAGACCGTCCAGCGCGACCTCTTCGCGATCGGTGGCCATCTCGCCACCCCCGATCCGGAGCGGGTGCGGAAGGCGCTTGAGAAAGCGGAGCTCTCGCCGTCCCGGGTGGACCTGTTCGAGCAGGCGATGGATGCCGCCGACCAGGAGCTCCCCGCGCTCACCGCCTTCGTGCTTCCCGCCGGCTCGCCGAAGGCCGCGACGCTGCACATGGCGCGGACGATCTGCCGACGCGCCGAGCGCAGTGTCGTCCACCTCGGCACCACCGCCGACGTCCCCGAACTCTTCGTGATCTACCTCAATCGCCTCTCCGATCTCCTCTTCACCATGGCGCGCCAGGCGAATCATCAGGCGGGCATCGGAGATGTGACCTGGTAA
- a CDS encoding RNA polymerase sigma factor RpoD/SigA, producing MPRRAAPAPSRARVPLSAAESFEQYLRDIKDLPMITDIQEERALARKAREGDDIAIERLVTANLRFVIAFVKRYQGHGLELGDLVAIGNEGLLRAVRKFDPDRGVKFISYAVWWVRQAVLKALAEQTRSVRFPLNQNTAVVRFAKAQGLLAQELGRTPTDEELSTALMMPLDDVRDARRLFVTEVSLDAPVESGDSRAATLGERLPLGENGEIETRTDEILRRDFIDRIFRRYLTPRERRILSLYYGLDPTEEARTLEEIGAALGVTRERIRQLRERAFAKLRECPEVRHLGEFRAA from the coding sequence ATGCCGCGTCGTGCCGCCCCTGCGCCATCCCGTGCCCGCGTTCCGCTCAGCGCGGCCGAGTCCTTCGAGCAGTATCTGCGGGACATCAAGGACCTCCCGATGATCACCGACATTCAGGAGGAGCGGGCGTTGGCGAGGAAGGCACGCGAGGGCGACGACATCGCGATCGAGCGACTGGTCACGGCGAATCTTCGCTTCGTGATCGCCTTCGTGAAGCGCTATCAGGGTCACGGCCTCGAGCTCGGCGACCTGGTGGCGATCGGCAACGAGGGGTTGCTCCGCGCGGTGCGCAAGTTCGATCCGGATCGCGGCGTCAAGTTCATTTCGTACGCCGTGTGGTGGGTGCGTCAGGCCGTGCTCAAGGCGCTCGCGGAGCAGACGCGCTCGGTGCGCTTCCCGCTGAACCAGAACACCGCCGTGGTGCGCTTCGCCAAGGCGCAGGGGCTGCTGGCGCAGGAGCTCGGGCGGACACCGACCGACGAGGAGCTCTCGACCGCGCTCATGATGCCACTCGATGACGTGCGCGATGCCCGCCGTCTCTTTGTGACCGAGGTGTCGCTCGATGCGCCGGTCGAGAGCGGCGACTCCCGCGCGGCCACCCTGGGCGAGCGACTTCCGCTCGGAGAAAACGGCGAGATCGAGACGCGGACGGACGAGATCCTTCGTCGCGACTTCATCGACCGGATCTTCCGCCGCTACCTCACCCCCCGCGAACGCCGCATCCTCTCGCTCTACTACGGCCTCGACCCCACCGAAGAAGCCCGCACCCTCGAAGAGATCGGCGCCGCCCTCGGCGTGACCCGGGAACGGATCCGCCAATTGCGTGAGCGCGCCTTCGCGAAGCTGCGGGAATGTCCGGAGGTGCGGCATCTGGGAGAATTTCGCGCCGCCTGA
- a CDS encoding magnesium chelatase: MMTPLPTTLGELRSSPWAEAPLRGRSVRDELRTNLLAALARGGPLFPGIVGYDDTIVPQLVNALLARHDFILLGTRGQAKTRLLRALVQFLDEVVPVVAGSEVNDDPFAPISKYARDLIAERGDATPIGWLPRDQRYVEKLATPDVTIADIIGDLDPIKAARGGHLLGDEITMHFGLLPRANRGLFAINELPDLSGKIQVGLFNIMQEGDVQIKGYPVRLSLDVVMAFTANPEDYTARGKIITPLKDRIGSEIRTHYPRAVEQGMAITAQEAWLARADGRVTVPSFIAEAVEQVAFAAREDPRVDRRSGVSQRLPISLLEVVVSNAERRAIATGAARAVTRMSDIYAGIPAISGKVELEYEGEMQGAESVARELIRRAAGLVFTEHAFEADVEPIVAWFEQGGALKIGVDEPTATCFAAFGLVEGLLPLVYETGFASPADQETAVAACELVLEALAAHQRIARSEEHGWQRVRPSRRKGGQHGMDGLA, from the coding sequence ATGATGACCCCGCTGCCGACCACCCTGGGCGAGTTGCGCTCGAGCCCGTGGGCCGAGGCGCCGCTCCGCGGCCGCTCGGTGCGCGACGAACTGCGCACCAATCTGCTCGCGGCCCTCGCGCGGGGTGGCCCCCTCTTCCCGGGCATCGTCGGCTACGACGACACCATCGTGCCGCAGTTGGTGAATGCCCTCCTCGCGCGGCACGACTTCATCCTGCTCGGGACGCGCGGTCAGGCGAAGACGCGGCTGTTGCGCGCATTGGTCCAGTTCCTCGACGAGGTGGTGCCGGTCGTGGCGGGCAGTGAGGTGAATGACGACCCGTTTGCGCCGATCTCGAAGTACGCCCGCGACCTCATCGCCGAGCGCGGTGACGCGACCCCGATCGGGTGGCTGCCGCGCGACCAGCGCTACGTCGAGAAGCTGGCCACCCCCGACGTGACGATCGCCGACATCATCGGCGACCTTGATCCGATCAAAGCCGCGCGGGGCGGGCACTTGCTGGGCGACGAGATCACCATGCACTTCGGCTTGCTGCCCCGCGCCAATCGCGGACTCTTCGCGATCAATGAGCTGCCCGACCTCTCCGGCAAGATCCAGGTCGGCCTCTTCAACATCATGCAGGAAGGCGACGTCCAGATCAAAGGGTACCCGGTGCGACTCTCGCTCGACGTGGTGATGGCGTTCACCGCCAATCCGGAGGACTACACCGCGCGCGGCAAGATCATCACGCCGCTCAAGGACCGCATCGGCTCGGAGATCCGTACGCACTATCCTCGCGCCGTCGAGCAGGGGATGGCCATCACCGCACAGGAAGCCTGGCTCGCGCGCGCCGACGGACGCGTGACCGTGCCGTCGTTCATCGCCGAAGCGGTCGAACAGGTCGCCTTCGCCGCCCGCGAAGATCCGCGCGTCGACCGCCGCTCCGGCGTGTCGCAGCGGCTCCCGATCTCCTTGCTGGAAGTGGTGGTCAGCAACGCGGAGCGCCGCGCGATTGCCACCGGCGCGGCACGGGCCGTGACCCGGATGAGCGACATCTATGCCGGCATTCCGGCGATTTCGGGGAAGGTCGAGCTGGAGTACGAGGGGGAAATGCAGGGAGCGGAGTCGGTGGCACGAGAGCTGATTCGGCGCGCCGCCGGCCTGGTCTTCACCGAACATGCCTTCGAGGCCGATGTCGAGCCCATCGTCGCCTGGTTCGAGCAGGGTGGCGCGCTCAAGATCGGCGTCGACGAGCCCACCGCAACCTGCTTTGCCGCCTTCGGGCTGGTCGAGGGGCTCCTCCCGCTGGTCTACGAGACCGGATTCGCCTCCCCGGCCGACCAGGAAACCGCAGTCGCCGCCTGCGAGTTGGTGCTGGAAGCGCTCGCCGCGCACCAGCGCATCGCCCGGAGCGAGGAACATGGCTGGCAGCGGGTGCGGCCGAGCCGGCGGAAGGGCGGGCAGCACGGGATGGATGGATTGGCGTGA
- the dacB gene encoding D-alanyl-D-alanine carboxypeptidase/D-alanyl-D-alanine-endopeptidase: MIARSRLLLAALFVAASPLTAQSLTKRLDARLDGPGLDRLLWGVAVTDLDGHLLYGRNADRLFIPASNTKLVVATVAAALFDPGFTVTTSLYGTGPIVDGVLQGDLVFYGRGDPTFSRRCYDVDETVVGACDTDPAARLVELARQLRARGVRSIAGDLIGDGSYFEPTLIHPSWEAYDLNWWYAAPVSGLGFNDNSVDFRITAGDSAGIPPRITMSPEVGAGRLELRAETGPKGSRSTFDILRSADGSGWVASGSLPAGTAARTENSAVEDPNRYAALALRRELAAEGIVVRGATRSTTDSLAYRHARGAPALAEVRSRPVADWIFPILNSSQNWFAETLLKQVGKQFGNAGSWQEGRRVTRRFLIDSMKVDSTEIAVEDGSGLAANNLIAPRAFTTMLSYIRKHPRYDVIAAALPQSGATGSLRRRFIGTPIEGRVRAKSGTISRVNSLSGYVERSDGRVLVFSIQANHHTLGSTRMIAAIDSIVVELGKPIGK; encoded by the coding sequence ATGATCGCTCGTAGTCGCCTCCTGCTCGCCGCGTTGTTCGTGGCCGCATCCCCGCTCACCGCGCAGTCGCTGACCAAGCGACTCGATGCCCGACTCGATGGACCCGGACTCGACCGGCTCCTCTGGGGCGTCGCGGTGACCGACCTCGACGGCCACCTGCTCTACGGTCGCAACGCTGACCGCCTCTTCATCCCCGCGAGCAACACCAAGCTCGTCGTGGCAACCGTGGCGGCCGCACTCTTCGATCCGGGGTTCACGGTCACGACCTCGCTCTACGGAACCGGCCCGATCGTCGACGGCGTGCTGCAGGGCGACCTGGTGTTCTACGGTCGGGGCGATCCGACCTTCTCGCGGCGCTGCTACGACGTCGACGAGACCGTTGTCGGCGCCTGCGATACCGACCCCGCCGCCAGGTTGGTCGAGCTCGCGCGGCAGCTGCGCGCCCGCGGCGTGCGCAGCATCGCAGGGGATCTCATCGGTGACGGATCCTACTTCGAGCCGACGCTGATCCACCCGTCGTGGGAAGCGTACGACCTGAATTGGTGGTACGCCGCACCGGTCTCCGGACTCGGCTTCAACGACAACAGCGTCGATTTCCGGATCACGGCGGGCGACAGTGCCGGCATCCCGCCCCGGATCACCATGAGTCCGGAAGTCGGGGCCGGTCGCCTCGAGCTCCGCGCGGAGACCGGTCCCAAGGGGAGCCGGAGCACGTTCGACATCCTCCGAAGCGCTGACGGCAGCGGCTGGGTGGCCTCCGGATCGCTCCCGGCCGGCACCGCCGCCCGCACCGAGAACTCCGCCGTGGAAGACCCCAATCGCTATGCGGCGCTGGCCCTGCGCCGAGAACTGGCCGCAGAGGGGATCGTCGTCCGCGGCGCCACGCGGTCCACCACGGACTCGCTCGCCTATCGCCACGCCCGCGGCGCGCCCGCACTCGCCGAGGTGCGCTCACGGCCGGTGGCCGACTGGATCTTTCCGATCCTGAATTCGTCGCAGAACTGGTTCGCCGAAACGCTGCTCAAGCAGGTGGGCAAACAGTTCGGCAACGCCGGATCGTGGCAGGAGGGTCGCCGTGTCACGCGACGCTTCTTGATCGACTCGATGAAGGTCGACTCGACGGAGATCGCCGTGGAGGATGGCTCGGGACTCGCGGCCAACAACCTGATCGCGCCGCGGGCCTTCACCACCATGCTCAGCTACATCAGGAAACATCCGCGCTACGACGTGATCGCGGCCGCGCTGCCGCAGAGTGGGGCGACCGGATCCCTGCGCCGCCGCTTCATCGGGACACCGATCGAGGGGCGGGTTCGAGCCAAGAGCGGCACCATCTCGCGGGTCAATTCGCTGAGCGGGTACGTCGAACGGAGCGATGGCCGCGTCCTGGTCTTTTCGATCCAGGCCAATCATCACACGCTGGGAAGCACCCGGATGATTGCCGCCATCGACAGCATCGTCGTGGAGCTCGGCAAGCCGATCGGCAAGTAG
- a CDS encoding FAD-binding oxidoreductase has translation MSSTRLDRIAATIGADAVRATGDGRLVVTPTSTEAMAGVLGLAHDERWQVAIEGGGSWRVDAPPADLTLSTRGLDDRLGIEHTDETVTAPAGVSLDLLRHTLRDEHGWVALDPPGRTDRTIGSILATATAGPLRAGFGPVRDQVLALTIATGDGRVVRLARDEGSTTVTPAMRLHLGGFGGFGVITDATLRVRPLAEADLTWVALGSRDRLSAAARGLGEHRIAAAAAELISPALASEPDWLLAVRLMGSRDEVLAEGQRLSRVAHLHWHELPPERRVLLWNGSSRGISSVPVTFRLGVLPEGIDEAIDAVVSLLGEGMLSAGALAGSIRWSGHTTAEQLRAVRSHFAAREVPLTLERASWALRRTVGHFGAYREGIGGPIDRLRERHDPRHIFVTGITGEAAS, from the coding sequence ATGAGCAGCACCCGACTGGATCGAATCGCCGCCACCATCGGTGCCGACGCCGTGCGCGCCACCGGCGACGGCCGACTCGTCGTCACGCCCACCTCGACCGAGGCAATGGCCGGCGTGCTCGGCCTGGCGCACGACGAGCGATGGCAGGTCGCCATCGAGGGTGGCGGCTCGTGGCGCGTCGATGCCCCTCCCGCCGACTTGACGCTCTCCACCCGCGGTCTCGACGACCGCCTCGGCATTGAGCACACTGACGAGACGGTCACCGCGCCGGCGGGCGTCTCCCTCGACCTCCTTCGACATACCCTGCGCGACGAGCATGGCTGGGTGGCGCTCGATCCCCCCGGCCGGACCGACCGGACCATCGGCTCCATTCTGGCGACCGCAACCGCCGGACCCCTTCGTGCCGGCTTCGGTCCGGTCCGCGATCAGGTGCTCGCACTCACCATCGCGACCGGCGACGGACGCGTGGTCCGCCTCGCGCGTGACGAGGGAAGCACCACGGTGACGCCGGCCATGCGGCTCCACCTCGGCGGCTTTGGCGGCTTCGGCGTGATCACCGACGCCACTCTTCGGGTCCGTCCCCTCGCCGAGGCGGACCTGACCTGGGTCGCGCTCGGGAGCCGCGATCGGCTGAGTGCCGCCGCCCGCGGACTCGGCGAGCATCGAATCGCCGCCGCTGCGGCGGAGCTCATCTCCCCCGCCCTGGCGTCCGAGCCGGATTGGCTGCTCGCGGTGCGGCTGATGGGGAGTCGTGACGAGGTGCTCGCGGAGGGGCAGCGACTGAGCCGGGTGGCGCACCTGCACTGGCACGAGTTGCCACCGGAGCGGCGCGTGCTGCTCTGGAACGGTTCCTCACGCGGGATCTCGAGTGTGCCGGTCACCTTCCGCCTCGGCGTGCTCCCGGAGGGGATCGATGAGGCGATCGACGCGGTGGTGTCGCTGTTGGGCGAGGGGATGTTGAGTGCCGGCGCGCTCGCCGGCAGCATCCGCTGGAGTGGGCATACCACCGCGGAGCAGCTGCGCGCCGTGCGGAGCCACTTCGCGGCGCGCGAAGTACCGCTGACGCTTGAGCGCGCGTCCTGGGCGCTCCGTCGCACCGTCGGACACTTCGGCGCGTATCGCGAGGGCATCGGTGGCCCGATCGATCGCCTGCGCGAGCGCCACGACCCGCGGCACATCTTCGTGACCGGCATCACCGGCGAGGCGGCCTCGTGA
- a CDS encoding ABC transporter permease gives MIRYILLRLALLVPTLLGVLAVTFALLYLAPGDPVAAIVGERADAAAVARARADLRLDDPIAVRFGRYVAGVARGDLGRSYITRRPIVRELRQRFPATLKLACAAMLIAVTLGLAVGIWGAVRPGSWGDRIATLGAYLGISFPVYWVGLLLILGFAVTLRWFPPSGYGGLLFLVLPAVTLGMRSIAFLARMTRSAMREVLTSELVRTARAKGLPARTVILRHALGNALLPIITVVGLDFGSYLTGSILTETIFSWPGVGRYILTAIDKRDLPAIQGGILFLSLVFVLVNLITDLCYAAADPRVAHDRS, from the coding sequence GTGATCCGCTACATCCTGCTCCGGCTGGCGCTGCTCGTGCCGACGCTCCTCGGTGTGCTGGCGGTGACGTTCGCGCTGCTCTATCTCGCACCGGGCGACCCGGTCGCGGCGATCGTCGGCGAGCGCGCCGATGCGGCTGCCGTGGCCCGCGCACGCGCGGATCTCCGACTCGACGACCCGATCGCGGTCCGCTTCGGCCGCTACGTGGCCGGCGTGGCCCGCGGCGACCTCGGCCGCAGCTACATCACCCGGCGTCCCATTGTGCGTGAACTCCGTCAGCGCTTCCCGGCCACGCTGAAGCTCGCCTGCGCCGCGATGCTGATCGCCGTCACCCTCGGCCTCGCGGTGGGCATCTGGGGGGCGGTCCGTCCAGGGTCGTGGGGCGACCGCATCGCGACCTTGGGCGCCTATCTCGGCATCTCCTTCCCGGTCTACTGGGTTGGCCTGCTCCTGATCCTCGGCTTCGCCGTGACGCTGCGCTGGTTTCCCCCATCGGGGTACGGCGGGCTGCTCTTCCTGGTCCTCCCCGCCGTCACGCTCGGGATGCGGTCGATCGCCTTCCTGGCCCGGATGACGCGCTCGGCGATGCGGGAGGTGCTGACCTCCGAACTGGTCCGCACCGCACGCGCCAAGGGACTGCCGGCGCGCACCGTGATCCTTCGTCACGCGCTCGGCAATGCCCTGCTGCCGATCATCACGGTCGTGGGCCTCGACTTCGGATCGTACCTCACCGGGTCGATCCTCACGGAGACGATCTTCTCCTGGCCCGGTGTGGGGCGGTATATCCTCACCGCCATCGACAAGCGCGACCTCCCGGCCATTCAGGGTGGGATACTTTTTCTTTCGCTGGTCTTTGTCCTGGTCAACCTGATCACCGACCTCTGCTACGCCGCCGCCGACCCCCGAGTCGCCCATGATCGCTCGTAG